ACCGCTGCATGGGTCACAACCTTGACCGCCACGGTGCTCCATTCGCGCTAGCATATCCAGGGCTTGAGTCACTACATCGTGAGATTTACGGTTTTTTAGGTGAGCAACAAAACCGATACCACAAGCGTCATGCTCCAATTCAGGAGTATACAGACCTTGTGTATTCTGCTCTCTATCTACCATAGATACTTCCTTCCAGTTAAATCTAGACGCAATTAGAGTGTGTGATTGCGTCTTGTCCTTTGTAATTTTGATTCTTGACTGCCAGAGGGGGCAGTGTTCGAGTCCATTCTGCATCTCGCAGGAAAAGTGTCGCGAGAAAAACATTCCGTGGTGATATTCAATGTCTTCATTCCACAATCTAGTGAAATCTGTTGGTGGGAGTAGAATATCGACCCTAATCTACCAATTCGTACTGTAATAAAAACGGCAAATACAGCAGAATTGTGTAAGTATCCTACAATTTTGTCCTCGTTAATTCCAACGAAACTTACGTCTGTTACACATTTTTTTTATCTTGTTTTGAATATGTTTTATAACATCGGTGCAACATTTCGGGTTTTTTGCTTGTTTTTCTGCATATTTATTGATTTTGGTTAAGAGCGTTTAAAACGCTGATTGCTACTATTCATGGTTTTCTTTTGCAGGGATGTAATTTAGTTTCACAAATTAGAGTGAGATTCATTCTTATTAGTAGGTTTTTTGAACATGCAATTACATGAGTTAGTGAATACCATCGGCCAAGATCTGCAGCGTCGATATGGAGAAAAGGTTCACAAGCTAACCCTGCACGGCGGCTTTAGCTGCCCAAATCGCGATGGCACTATTGGCCGTGGCGGCTGTACATTCTGCAACGTGGCCTCTTTCGCCAGCGAAGAGACCCAGATCCAGTCTATTCACGACCAGCTTACCGACCGAGCCGGTGAGGTTAAGCGCGCTAAGAAGTATCTGGCGTATTTTCAGGCCTACACCAGTACCTATGCTGAAGTTCAAGTGTTGAAAAACATGTACGAAGAAGCGCTCAAATACGCGGATATCGTTGGTTTGTGTGTGGGAACCCGCCCAGACTGTGTGCCAGATTCGGTGTTAGAGCTACTTGCCGTTTATGTTGAGCAAGGCTATGAGATTTGGCTCGAGCTAGGTCTGCAGACAGCGAACGATCAAACCTTAAAACGCATTAATCGTGGTCACGATTTTGCGGTTTATGATGAAATTACCAAGCGCGCTCGCGCTTTAGGTATTAAAGTGTGCACGCATTTGATTGTCGGTCTGCCGAACGAAATCAAGCAAGATAATCTACAGACGCTAGAAAAGGTGCTGGAAACCGGTACCGATGGCATCAAGCTGCATGGCCTTCATATTGTAGAAGGAAGCACCATGGCGAAAGCTTGGAGAGCAGGACGCCTTGAAGCGCCAAGTCTAGAATTTTACTTAGATGTCGCCAGTGAAATGATTCGCCGAACGCCGGCCGAGATTGTTTATCACCGCGTTTCTTCCTCAGCAAGACGCCCAATGCTGCTCTCACCATTATGGTGTGAAAACCGTTGGCTGGCGATGACCGAACTTGGCAGAACTCTAACGGCAGAAGGTGCTCAGGGAGCACTGACCGAGAATCCGTTTACTTATCACAAACCTGTTCTCAAATAATTCGCCTTCCGTGTGCAAACTTGGGCTTAGTGATAGACTTAGCCCAGTTGTAACGCACGGAGTGCTGAATGAAACCCATCAAAAATCTCGCGCAATACTATGTCGACCTATTGGTGAAACTCGGTATTGTGCGCTTCTCTATTATATTGGCGCTAGCTCTTGTCGCCTTGGCCGTTGTGGTTCAGGTTGGCATTACCTTGGTACTCAATGGACGCGTTGATGATATCGACATTGTTCGCTCGGTGTTCTTTGGACTATTGATCACCCCTTGGGCGGTCTATTTCCTGTCAGTTGTGGTCGATCAGCTTGAAGAATCTCGTCAGCGTCTCGCTAAGATGGTGTCTAAGCTCAAGGAGATGCGCTCACGCGACCAAGATCTTAACCATAAACTTCAGCAAAACATTCGTAAGCTCAACCAAGAGATTGAAGAGCGTCAAAAAGCGGAAGAGGCTCGTGAAGAAGCGATGAAAGATCTCGAAAACGAAGTCTTTCAACGTGAACGTACCCAGCTTGAACTTGCGGAACGAACCGCGCTGCTGCGCTCGTTCATCGATGCATCACCAGACCTTATTTACTACCGCAATGCAGAAGGTGTGTTCTCTGGCTGTAACAAGGCAATGGAGGAGCTTACCGGTCGTAAAGAGCAAGACTTGGTCGGCCTCACTCCATGGGATGTCTATTCAGAAGAAGTCGCTAAACAAGTCGTGGAAACCGACCACAAGGTGATGGGTGATAATCAGGCACTGACGTATGAGCAGTGGCTGGAATACCCTGATGGCAAAAAATGCTTCTATGAGCTTCGTAAAGTGCCGTTCTACAGTAAGGATGGTCGCCATCTCGGGCTGGTGGGCTTTGGCCGTGATATCACCGAGCGTAAACGCCATGCTGAGTCATTGGAAAAGGCGAGCAGAGACAAGACCACATTTATCTCAACCATCAGTCACGAGCTTCGCACACCGCTCAACGGCATTGTTGGCTTAAGCCGCATGCTCCTAGATGGGCAGTTGGATGGTGAGCAGCGCAAGCAGCTGCAAACGATTAACGTCAGCGCCATCACTCTTGGTCATATCTTTAACGATATTATCGACATGGATAAGTTTGATAGACGCAAGCTTGAGCTATTCCCAGAGCCGTTGAACTTTGAAGATTTTGTCGCAGAGCTAGAGAGTATCTCAGGCTTGATGGCGGAGCAAAAAGGGCTGCGTTTCGACCTTGAGAGGCTTACCGACCTGCCGGAAGGCGTCGTCGTTGATGCAACGCGTCTACGTCAGGTAATTTGGAACTTGGTGAGCAATGCCATGAAGTTCACTAAGCAGGGCGGCGTGGTAATGACCATCAGCGCGGATATCGAGGATGGCCGCGCGTACATTACGATCGAAATTGAAGATACCGGTATCGGCATTCCGCAAAAAGAGCTCGATAAAATTTTTGCTATGTACTACCAGGTGAAGTCGGGCAAAGACAACCTGCACGCGGTTGGTACTGGTATTGGCCTTGCGGTATCGAAACAGCTTATCCAAATGATGGATGGCGATATTACGGTCGATAGTGAAGAGGGCTTTGGCAGTACGTTCACTGTGACCATCAATGTTCCATGTGCCGATGAAATGCAGCTTGCACCGGTTGAGGTGAAGCGACAAGGTAGCCTGCGTATTTTCTTACTGGAAGATATTGAACTTAACATAACCGTCGCACGTTCTTTGCTAGAGAGCCTTGGTCATAGCGTCGAAGTTGCCATGACGGGTGAAGAAGCGTTAGCGAACTTTAATCCAGCAAGTTTTGATTTAGCGCTGCTGGATATTCAGCTTCCAGATATGACGGGTTTCGATGTCGCCCAGGAGCTAAGATCTCGTTATTCTGAGGTACCACCGCTTGTGGCACTCACAGCCAATGTGCTCAAAGATAAGCAGGAGTACCTGACAAACGGCATGGATGATGCCATTAGTAAACCGCTCAGCGTGAAAGCGCTCACAGAAGTGATTAACAAATGTCACGGTGACGACACCTTGCAAGAGCCGCAACCAGAGGAAAAAGAAGTGGAAACGAATATCAACAGTGAAGTATTTAATCGCTTACTCGATCTGGACATGCTGGAGTCGTATGTCGATATTGTTGGCAGTGCACCCGTACTCGATAGCATCACAATGTTTGAGCAGATGATGCCAGACTATATCGATATCCTCGACTCAAATATGACGGCCAAAGATCAGCCTGGTATCGCCTCTGAAGCGCATAAGATAAAAGGCGCGGCAGGGTCGATTGGTCTTAAGCGTATTCAGTCGATTGCTCAAAAAGCACAGTCCCCAGAGCTTCCAGCTTGGTGGGAGAATATCGAAGATTGGGTTGAAGAGATCAAAAACGAGTATCAGAATGATATTCAGATACTAAAATCGTGGTTGGAAAGTAGGGAATCAAAATGAAAAAATAGTCTCAGCGGTCGCACTTTCTATCGCTCTTATTGGTTGTGCGTCATCACCAACAGGAAATGCTATCTGGGCATCCAGCGATACTGTCATGGTTGAAAAAGAAGCGGTGCGTTTAGAGTCGACGCTTTGGATTGATATGATGCCCAAAGTAGGGGAAACGTCGGCGCTGTTAAAAGAGCAAAATCTCTATGGGGCGCTCTATCTGCGTACCGATAAGCAGCTGCCTGCTGGGATGGACGTGAGTAAAGTCGTACTTAAGCAGGACGACATGGTATGGGAATTTGAAGGTGATGATTTTGAGTTGAGAACTCAATCAGAAAGTCAATGGGAAGTGGCGTTCAACTGGCAGCTTGAAGTCAACATCACCAAGCCTATCGATGTGGCGGTGCAGCTAACCGATAGTGGCCGCGAAATCTGGGTAGTCAACGGTGAAGTGCCAGTGGATACCGTGTATTAAGCTTTGCTTGTGAATAGTCAGAGAAAAACAAAAAGGGACGCGAATGCGTCCCTTTTCCATATTCAATAATCGATGGTCGATTACTCTTCTAGATCACCACAGAAGCGGTAACCTTCACCGTGAATCGTAGCGATGATTTCTGGTGTACCAGATACTGATTCAAAGTGCTTACGAATACGACGAATAGTTACGTCTACAGTGCGGTCATGTGGCTTAAGCTCACGACCAGTCATCTTCTTAAGAAGGTCGGCACGAGTTTGGATCTTGCCTGGGTTCTCACAGAAGTGCAGCAGTGCACGGAACTCAGAGCGTGGCAGCTTATAGCTGTCGCCGCTTGGGCTAACGAGTGAACGGCTGTTGATATCTAGAACCCAACCATTGAACTCGTATTTTTCAACGCTGCGTTTTTCTTCTGTCGCTGCGCCGCTGCTCATAGAGCGAGTCAGTAGGTTGCGTGCACGGATAGTCAGTTCACGTGGGTTAAATGGTTTAGTGATGTAATCATCAGCACCAATCTCTAGGCCAAGGATTTTATCAACTTCGTTGTCACGACCAGTTAGGAACATAAGAGCAACGTTAGCTTGCTCACGTAGTTCACGTGCTAGCAGTAGACCATTCTTACCAGGAAGGTTGATATCCATGATAACTAGGTTTACAGAGTTTTCTGACATCACCTGGTGCATTTCCTGACCGTCGCTGGCCTCGAATACAGCGTATCCTTCTGCTTCAAAAATGCTTTTTAGGGTGTTACGGGTTACTTGCTCATCTTCAACAATAAGAATCTGCGGGCTTTGCATCGGCGGTACCTAAATTAAACTTGTGAAAATTCTGTCTGTAGTAGAATAAATTCTAGGCAAAAAGTTAACATATAGGTAATGTTTCTTGGAGCTTTTACTCACCATCACTGAAACAGTTACGTTTTACGTCGCCATCCATGATGTTGCCAAAAAACGAGAAATCCCTGTAATCTCTTATTATTCTGCTAGGTCATTGAGGCGAATTCTATAATGTTAACAGCATGCTAACAATGGTCAAATGTTAATTCCATGCAGTTTGTTGATTTAAATCAATAGGCGCTTTGTAACAAATATTAATAGTATTGGGCAGAGGCTAAATTTTAGATAGTATGAGTATCGATGCACAACTTTGGAGTGCTTATTCAAGCATTGTGATGCGGTTTCTCACTGAGTGGGAATGCGAGAGCTACGCTGTTATAACGGCTTTTAACCCACGAAGCCGTAAGCTGAGTGATGAAGAAAACTGCATAAAAAACCGAGAGCTAGAACGAAATTTAGCAGATTTTCATCATGTAAGTGTAAACGTTGGTGACCCCAGCTTTGAGTGGGTGGAAGCGAGTTTTGCAGTGGACATCTCGTTTTCACAAGCGTGTGAGTTAGCGCAAAAATATGAGCAAAATGCCATCTACTGGGTCGAAAATGGTGTACTGTTTCTGGTCTCCTGTGATGAAGACCAGACGAAAAAAAATTTAGGCTTGCTGAGTCAGTACGTGCGTCAATGACCGTTTGGCTGGGCAAGTGAAAAGGGATTTTACTTTAATGCTCTCTAAAGGTGCGGCTATTTTTGCGTCTATTGAGCTATTATCACGGAGGAAACATGAGAGATATCACACCTGATATTTGTGACCAACACGAAGACAAAGTGATGCTGCTGAACATACCACTGCAAAACTTTGGTCAACGCGCTGCCTTTTGGGGCGAGATTGTCACGGTACGTTGTTACCACGACAATTCCATGGTGCGAGAAGTGTTAGGCCACGATGGAAAAGGGAAAGTACTCTTTGTTGATGGGAATGGCTCATGTGCGAAAGCGCTTTTGGGCGACCAGTTGGCGATCATGGCCATTGAGAATGGCTGGGAAGGCGTCATTGTTAATGGTGCCATTCGCGATGTTGCCGCAATGTCGGAGATGGATCTTGGGGTGAAAGCACTCGCAGCGTGTCCATTTAAGACGGAAAAGCGCGGAGCTGGGCAAATCAATGTCACACTGACCATGAACAATCAAATTGTTCAGCCTGGTCACTATGTGTATTCAGATTGGAATGGCGTGCTAATCAGTAAAGAAGCACTGGAATTTTAGTTTGTGAGCGATAACAGCAGTATCTAGATACTCAACTAAAAACGGAAACCTAGGCCGACTTCGACCCCTTGCTGAACCTTTTCAAAGTCAAAGGTGGCGTGAACGTCTAGGTTTTCTGTTAGCCTCATTCGGCTGGAAATCTCGGCCGCCATCGCACCTTGTGTTTCATTATTCTCTTCGTACTGATACCCGCGTAGCGTACTCTTCACAGAGATACGATCAGACACTTGATAGTTCACGCCACTTAAAAAACCACGATCATTGGTGATGTCTGAATTGTTGAGACGGGCACCAATGTAAACATCTAGAGAATCAAACACGGCATAAGAGTACCCACTATCAACGTTCCAAACATCAAATGAGTCTGCACCGCCGGATTTACTGCCGGAAGACAAGAAAAAGCTGTGGGGTGACTGGTTATGCTGAGAGGGAAGCGCTGGAAGCTCAACAGAGAGTGCAGAGGCGCTGAACAACAAACCACTAAAAAACAATAACGCTGAGGCGTATAAAGACACTGCTCTCATGGCACCACTCCTTGGTTATAGTTTTTATAGTTTATTGATTTCTAATTAAAGCACAGAATCTAAGCAAAAAGTTGTAAAACTATATAGCATTTAGTTATGTCTAAAGATCTCAAGTGCATATAAATGCAATAGTGGCTATTTTCATGGTTTTAAGAAAAAATCACATGATAAGCAACAAAAGCACAAATTTTGATTGACTAATCGCCAACAAATGCGGTACACGTATGGGTAAGCACATAACAGAATCTGAAGCACGACCTATTATGTTTAATCACCAGCACGTAGTAATGACCACCATTATTATTACCGACATTATCGTTGGGGCAGGCTGGTAGACGAAAGAAATTCAAAAACAAGGCCTGTATCACCGAGATACGGGCCTTTTTTTTACCTGTTTTGAGTATTTCGGGAGGAAAGGATGCGAGTACTAAAATTTGGAGGCTCATCGTTAGCCGATGCGGACCGTTTTTTAAGAGCGGCGGACATCATCGCCAACAATGCCCAGCAAGAAGACTTAGCCGTGGTGCTATCAGCACCAGGTAAAACGACCAACAAACTAGTAGCAGTCATTGAAACTGCACTCAAGAACAGTGAAGTTGAACTGCAAATCTCTGAACTAGAGACGTCATTCAATGAGTTGTTCTCCAACATTAAGAAAGTCCTCCCGAATATCGACAGCACAGATTTTGACAATCAAGTCAAAACATCGCTGTTCCAGCTTCACCAGTTCGTCCATGGCATTCGCCTTCTTGGCACTTGTCCAGATCATGTTAATGCTCGCATCATCTCTAAAGGTGAGCGCATTTCTATCCAGTTGATGAAAGCGGTGCTTATCGCGAAAGGCCAAGCGGCGGATCTTATCGACCCTGTGAAATACCTGTTTGCCAACGGCGACCACCTAGAAGCCATGGTTGACGTTGAAGTGTCGACTCAAAACTTCCGAGCGAATCCGCTTGCTGAGGGTGTTGTACACATCATGCCAGGTTTCACTGCAGGCAATGCTAAAGGTGAGTTAGTGACTCTAGGTCGTAATGGCTCGGACTACTCAGCAGCGGTACTAGCCGCATGCTTGCGTGCTGATTGCTGTGAAATCTGGACCGATGTCGATGGTGTTTACAACTGTGACCCTCGACTGGTTGACGATGCGCGCCTTCTTAAATCGCTTAGCTATCAAGAAGCGATGGAGCTCTCTTACTTCGGTGCTTCGGTACTTCACCCGAAAACTATTGCCCCAATTGCTCAGTTCCATATCCCTTGTCTTATCAAGAACTCCTTTAACCCACAGGGTGCGGGTACTTTGATCGGCCAAGACACTGGCGAAGACAACTTGCCAATTAAAGGTATCACCACGCTTTCTAACCTCATCATGGTTAACGTATCTGGCCCTGGTATGAAAGGCATGGTAGGTATGGCAAGCCGCGTATTTGGTGCGATGTCATCAGCGGGTGTGTCGATTGTTCTTATTACTCAATCTTCATCAGAGTACAGCATCAGCTTCTGTATTGAAGAGGAAGACAAGCTAGAAGCTGAGCGTGCGCTCAGTGAAGCATTCGAACTTGAGTTGAAAAACGGTCTACTTGAGCCAGTAGAGTTTATGGATGATGTTGCGATTGTGACGCTTGTGGGTGACGGTATGCGCACTTCTCGTGGCGTCGCATCTCAGTTCTTCTCATCACTTGCTGAAGTAAACGTCAACATTGTGGCTATCGCTCAGGGCTCATCAGAGCGCGCGATTTCAGCGGTTATTCCAGAAGATAAGATTTCTGAAGCCATCAAAGCTTGTCACGAAAACCTATTCAATTCTAAGCACTTCTTAGATGTGTTTGTTGTTGGTGTTGGCGGCGTAGGTGGTGAGTTGGTGGATCAAATCCAAAGACAGCAAGCGAAGCTGGCCGAGAAAGGCATCATCATTCGTGTTTGCGGTCTGGCAAACAGCAAAGGTGTATTACTTGATGGTAATGGTTTGCCGCTTGAGCAGTGGCGTGATCGCATGGGTGATGTCAGTGAAAAATTCACCGTCTCTAGCCTAGCTGCACTTGTTCAACGTAATCACATCATTAACCCTGTATTAGTGGACTGTACATCAAGCGAAGATATCGCTAACCAGTATGCTGAGTTCTTAGCTGCAGGTTTCCACGTAGTAACGCCAAACAAGAAAGCGAACACAGCAAGCATGTCATACTACCATCAGCTTCGCGATGTGGCTCGCAGCTCTCGCCGTAAGTTGATGTATGAAACGACAGTGGGTGCAGGTCTGCCAGTTATCGAAAACTTACAGAACCTGATTGCCGCTGGTGACGAACTTGAGAAGTTCAACGGCATCCTGTCTGGCTCTCTATCATTCATCTTCGGTAAGTTGGATGAAGGACTAACACTAAGTCAAGCAACCAATGTTGCGAAAGATAAAGGCTTTACTGAGCCAGACCCACGTGACGATCTCTCGGGTATGGACGTGGCACGTAAGCTACTTATTTTGGCACGTGAAGCGGGTATGGCACTCGAGCTTGAAGATGTAGAAGTTGACCAAGCTCTGCCACCAGGCTTTGATGATTCTGGTTCTATCGATGAGTTCATGGCTCGATTACCAGAAGCTGATGCTTACTTTAGTGAGTTGGTAGAAAACGCAGCTAAAGAAGGCAAAGTATTGCGTTACGTTGGCGAGATCGCTGACGGTAAGTGCCGAGTTCGTATTGCAGCTGTCGATGAAAACGATCCGATGTTTAAGATCAAAGATGGCGAGAACGCACTGGCCTTCTACAGCCGTTACTATCAGCCAATTCCATTGGTTCTTCGCGGCTACGGTGCAGGTACAGAAGTCACGGCCGCGGGCGTGTTCTCTGATGTGATGCGTACGTTAGGCTGGAAACTAGGAGTATAAGATGAGTGATAGCGTTGTCGTTTATGCGCCTGCCTCGATTGGCAATGTGAGCGTTGGCTTTGATGTGTTGGGCGCGGCGGTATCACCTGTTGATGGTACCTTGCTTGGCGATTGTGTTGAGGTGAGACCGGGCGATAAGCCGTTCGATCTTGCGGCCAAAGGCAGTTTTGTTGATAAGCTGCCAAGCGATCCAAAAGAGAACATCGTTTACGATTGTTGGAAGGTTTATGCCCGTGAACTAGACAAAAAAGGTGTGGCACTCAAGCCTGTGTACATGACGCTTGAGAAGAACATGCCGATTGGTTCTGGACTAGGTTCAAGCGCCTGTTCTATTGTTGCTGCGCTCGACGCTTTGAACCAGTTCCACGGTAATCCACTGAATGAAACTGAGCTTCTCGCACTAATGGGCGAGATGGAAGGTCAAATTTCTGGTGGCATCCATTATGACAATGTGGCACCTTGCTACCTAGGTGGCGTGCAGTTGATGCTGGAAGAGTTAGGTATCATCAGCCAAGAAGTCCCCTGTTTCGATGAGTGGTACTGGGTTATGGCTTATCCAGGCATCAAGGTGTCAACTGCAGAAGCGCGTGAGATCCTACCATCTCAGTATCGCAGACAAGATATCATTGCCCATGGTCGCCACTTAGCTGGTTTTATCCATGCTTGTCACTCGAATCAACCTGAGTTGGCAGCGAAGATGATCAAAGATGTCATCGCCGAACCTTATCGCGCTAAACTGCTTCCAGGGTTTAGCAAAGCTCGTGAATACGCTGCGACCGCGGGCGCACTAGCAACAGGAATTTCAGGCAGCGGCCCGACGCTATTTAGCATCTGCAAAGATAAAGATGTCGCGGACAGAGTGGCTCGCTGGCTAGAAGAGAATTACGTACAAAATAACGAAGGATTCGTCCATGTTTGTCGTCTCGACAAGCAAGGCTCGAAGGTAACAGGAAGTAAGCTATGAAGCTGTACAACATCAAAGAGAACGACGAGCAAGTCTCGTTTGGCCAAGCCGTTCGCCAAGGCTTAGGTCGTAACCAAGGTCTATTTTTCCCATCTGAACTGCCAAAGTTCGATGATGTAGACGCACTTTTGGCAGAAGACTTTGTCACGCGTAGTGCAAAAATCTTGTCTGCGCTGATCGGTGATGAGCTTCCAGCAGAAAAAGTGAATGAGTTGGTCGACAATGCATTCCAGTTCCCAGCTCCTATCAATCAAGTAAAAGACGGCGTATACGCGCTTGAGCTTTTCCACGTCCCAACATTAGCGTTTAAAGACTTCGGTGGTCGCTTTATGGCTCAGTCTCTGGCTGCAGTCTCTGATGGTGGAAAGATCACTATCCTAACAGCGACATCCGGCGATACGGGTGCGGCAGTTGCTCATGCGTTTTACGGCATGGAAGACATCAATGTTGTTATCCTTTATCCAAAAGGTAAGATCAGCCCGCTGCAGGAAAAGCTATTCTGCACACTAGGTAAAAACATCCATACTGTAGCGATAGACGGCGACTTCGATGCCTGTCAGGCGTTGGTTAAGCAAGCCTTTGACGATGCAGCATTGCGTGAAGAGATCGGCCTTAACTCGGCGAACTCAATCAACATCAGCCGTCTGATGGCGCAAATTTGTTACTACTTCGAAGCGGCATCTCAGATGTCTAAACAACAGCGTGAGAACCTAGTGGTGTCGGTACCAAGTGGTAACTTTGGTAACTTAACGGCAGGTCTATTGGCGAAAGCACTAGGTCTTCCTATCAAACGCTTCATTGCGGCAACCAATGCCAACGATACCGTTCCTCGTTACCTAGAAACGGGCGAGTGGGATCCTAAGCCAACGGTTGCGACAACTTCAAATGCAATGGACGTAAGCCAGCCAAACAACTGGCCACGTATCGAAGAGCTATGCCAAATCAAAGGTTGGGGTCTAGATACGTTAGGTAAAGGCATGGTGACGGATGAGCAAAGTGCTGAGTCAGTGCGTGATCTCAATGCTCATGGCTACCTGTGTGAGCCACACGGCGCGATTGCTTACCGCCTGCTCGACGAGCAACTGCAAGAAGGCGAAACCGGCCTGTTCTTGTGTACTGCGCACCCAGCCAAGTTTAAAGAAGTGGTGGATGATATCCTCGAGTCAGACATCGACCTTCCAGGACCTCTAGCGAAACACGCAGTGATGGAGCTGTTATCTGAAGATCTTGATAACGACTTTGATGCACTGAAAGCCGTATTACGCCGAGTTCAGTAATCAGATTTGTTGGTATCAATGCCCGAGCCTATGCAGCTTGGGCATTTTTTATCTTCAGTAAATGATAAAGAGCGGATAAACCGAATTGAAATCATTGACCTCAGGTTAGGTTGAGGTTTTATGCTTGTGGCCAATCAGCTTAATACCAAACAACAGGAACCCCCATGACACCAAACCAGTTGCAGCAGTACTTAGATAAATTGGATATCACGCTCTGTGGCGTAGATAGCGGTGTGGTGAGAAATACGTTTTTAGCCAGCAATGCCGATTTGAGCAAGCTGCAAAAAGCTCAACACCGCACGATCCCTTTTGAAAACTTTGATGTGTTTGCTGGTGACAGTATCAGTCTCGAATCTGAGGTGAGATTTGAAAAACTTGTCACGCACTCTCGCGGTGGCTACTGCTTTGAGGTCAATGCACTGTTTTTAGAAGTGCTTAAGACTTTAGGTTATCACGTTCAGCCTAAGCTTGCTCGCGTACACCTCTCTGGCACGCCATCGGGACGAAGCCATCAAGTGACGCTGGTGACGGTTAGTGAAGAGCAATGGGTTGTCGATGTCGGCTTTGGTTCGAATACGCCACGTGCGCCCATCAAGCTGGTGGCCAATGTTGAGCAACAGGCTGATTTCCAAGTGTTTCGGTTTATTGAGCTAGAGGACTTTGGCTACCTTTTACAGCGTAGAGTTGAAGAAGGGTGGCTGGATCTGTATAGCTTAGATTTAGCGTTTGCTGCAAAGGGCGACATCGAGCACGCCAATCACTATACATCGACTAGCCCCAATGCGGTGTTTACCCAGTCTATTACGGCGGCACTTGCTACTGCTGAGGGTAATGTGACGCTACTTGATACCACACTTCGTCATCGTCAGGGGGAGCAAGAAACTAAAGTGAGTGAGCTTGATAAACACGGTTATTTTGACGTTGTGGAGCGGGAGTTTGGGATAGTGGTACCTGAAGAAAAGCGAGCACTCATCTTAGCTCGGCTGTATTCATAAGCTGGTCACTGGGAGTGTGCTTTGGTGAGAATCTGTCTTTAAGAGCTGACTGAAGTTAAAAAGGCAAAGGGACACAATGCCCCTTGGTCTTTGATTGTGATTTCGTTGGGATCTTTCCAATTAGCTACTAAGTGTTTTTCGAAGCCCGATACGGCTGTGGCCTTTTGGAAAATCATCAAAGCGTGTGAATTCCACAAATCCCAGTTTTTGATAAAACACTGGCGCTTGCCAGCTTTGAGTCCACAACCAAAGCCCAGATAACTTGCTTATAATGGCATATTGCTCTGCGTGTTTCATCAGCTTACTGCCCATTCCTGTTCCTCGGCAGCGGTCATCGACCCAAAGTTCATCGATATACATCCAGTCCCAAAGAAGGTCTGCGGTCAATGCAGCAATTAGCTCACCATTGTTATCGCGAACTGTCCAATTGACATGCTGCTTGTCATAGTTTGGCGCTACCTGCATTTGACTATGAGA
The Vibrio sp. CB1-14 DNA segment above includes these coding regions:
- the thrB gene encoding homoserine kinase — translated: MSDSVVVYAPASIGNVSVGFDVLGAAVSPVDGTLLGDCVEVRPGDKPFDLAAKGSFVDKLPSDPKENIVYDCWKVYARELDKKGVALKPVYMTLEKNMPIGSGLGSSACSIVAALDALNQFHGNPLNETELLALMGEMEGQISGGIHYDNVAPCYLGGVQLMLEELGIISQEVPCFDEWYWVMAYPGIKVSTAEAREILPSQYRRQDIIAHGRHLAGFIHACHSNQPELAAKMIKDVIAEPYRAKLLPGFSKAREYAATAGALATGISGSGPTLFSICKDKDVADRVARWLEENYVQNNEGFVHVCRLDKQGSKVTGSKL
- the thrC gene encoding threonine synthase, whose amino-acid sequence is MKLYNIKENDEQVSFGQAVRQGLGRNQGLFFPSELPKFDDVDALLAEDFVTRSAKILSALIGDELPAEKVNELVDNAFQFPAPINQVKDGVYALELFHVPTLAFKDFGGRFMAQSLAAVSDGGKITILTATSGDTGAAVAHAFYGMEDINVVILYPKGKISPLQEKLFCTLGKNIHTVAIDGDFDACQALVKQAFDDAALREEIGLNSANSINISRLMAQICYYFEAASQMSKQQRENLVVSVPSGNFGNLTAGLLAKALGLPIKRFIAATNANDTVPRYLETGEWDPKPTVATTSNAMDVSQPNNWPRIEELCQIKGWGLDTLGKGMVTDEQSAESVRDLNAHGYLCEPHGAIAYRLLDEQLQEGETGLFLCTAHPAKFKEVVDDILESDIDLPGPLAKHAVMELLSEDLDNDFDALKAVLRRVQ
- a CDS encoding arylamine N-acetyltransferase family protein yields the protein MTPNQLQQYLDKLDITLCGVDSGVVRNTFLASNADLSKLQKAQHRTIPFENFDVFAGDSISLESEVRFEKLVTHSRGGYCFEVNALFLEVLKTLGYHVQPKLARVHLSGTPSGRSHQVTLVTVSEEQWVVDVGFGSNTPRAPIKLVANVEQQADFQVFRFIELEDFGYLLQRRVEEGWLDLYSLDLAFAAKGDIEHANHYTSTSPNAVFTQSITAALATAEGNVTLLDTTLRHRQGEQETKVSELDKHGYFDVVEREFGIVVPEEKRALILARLYS
- the thrA gene encoding bifunctional aspartate kinase/homoserine dehydrogenase I, with protein sequence MRVLKFGGSSLADADRFLRAADIIANNAQQEDLAVVLSAPGKTTNKLVAVIETALKNSEVELQISELETSFNELFSNIKKVLPNIDSTDFDNQVKTSLFQLHQFVHGIRLLGTCPDHVNARIISKGERISIQLMKAVLIAKGQAADLIDPVKYLFANGDHLEAMVDVEVSTQNFRANPLAEGVVHIMPGFTAGNAKGELVTLGRNGSDYSAAVLAACLRADCCEIWTDVDGVYNCDPRLVDDARLLKSLSYQEAMELSYFGASVLHPKTIAPIAQFHIPCLIKNSFNPQGAGTLIGQDTGEDNLPIKGITTLSNLIMVNVSGPGMKGMVGMASRVFGAMSSAGVSIVLITQSSSEYSISFCIEEEDKLEAERALSEAFELELKNGLLEPVEFMDDVAIVTLVGDGMRTSRGVASQFFSSLAEVNVNIVAIAQGSSERAISAVIPEDKISEAIKACHENLFNSKHFLDVFVVGVGGVGGELVDQIQRQQAKLAEKGIIIRVCGLANSKGVLLDGNGLPLEQWRDRMGDVSEKFTVSSLAALVQRNHIINPVLVDCTSSEDIANQYAEFLAAGFHVVTPNKKANTASMSYYHQLRDVARSSRRKLMYETTVGAGLPVIENLQNLIAAGDELEKFNGILSGSLSFIFGKLDEGLTLSQATNVAKDKGFTEPDPRDDLSGMDVARKLLILAREAGMALELEDVEVDQALPPGFDDSGSIDEFMARLPEADAYFSELVENAAKEGKVLRYVGEIADGKCRVRIAAVDENDPMFKIKDGENALAFYSRYYQPIPLVLRGYGAGTEVTAAGVFSDVMRTLGWKLGV
- a CDS encoding GNAT family N-acetyltransferase, producing MPNIEFTQGRLDDKSQRKLTAGLESHSQMQVAPNYDKQHVNWTVRDNNGELIAALTADLLWDWMYIDELWVDDRCRGTGMGSKLMKHAEQYAIISKLSGLWLWTQSWQAPVFYQKLGFVEFTRFDDFPKGHSRIGLRKTLSS